The Verrucomicrobiota bacterium JB022 genome contains a region encoding:
- a CDS encoding efflux RND transporter periplasmic adaptor subunit, with product MKVKVVELQAEEIAREIRAAGYTAANRAVTIRAETPGQVQETPAAEGSRVEAGTVLARLSPEDRAARVARAEASLEQARLQYEASQRLAERSLTAESGVAQARATFRQAQQELEALQLDLGKTTVKAPFAGIFQERFVEVGDYVGVGDQVAQVLELDPIVVRGEVTELQINQVHEGESAAAVLPGGRRVQGEITYVSALANAQTRTFTVELTVPNSDLRIPAGQSAEIVIETDRVPAHRVSIAYVSIDDDGRFGVKYVDDEQRVRFVEADLVRSTPDAIWVTGLPDQIQLITSGQGFTKEGDLVEPEAENTAFLQ from the coding sequence ATGAAGGTAAAAGTGGTGGAACTGCAAGCCGAAGAAATCGCCCGTGAAATCCGCGCCGCTGGTTACACTGCGGCTAATCGCGCGGTGACCATCCGGGCGGAGACGCCGGGGCAGGTCCAGGAGACGCCGGCGGCCGAAGGCTCCCGCGTCGAGGCGGGCACCGTGCTCGCCCGGCTTTCGCCCGAAGATCGTGCGGCCCGTGTGGCGCGCGCAGAGGCTTCGCTGGAGCAGGCCCGCTTGCAATACGAGGCCTCCCAGCGGCTGGCCGAGCGTTCGTTGACGGCGGAGTCTGGTGTGGCGCAGGCGCGGGCGACCTTCCGCCAGGCGCAGCAAGAGCTGGAGGCGCTGCAGCTCGACCTCGGCAAGACGACGGTCAAGGCTCCCTTCGCCGGCATCTTTCAGGAGCGCTTTGTCGAAGTGGGCGACTACGTGGGCGTGGGCGATCAGGTGGCCCAGGTGCTCGAGCTCGACCCCATTGTGGTGCGTGGCGAAGTGACGGAGCTGCAGATCAATCAGGTGCACGAGGGCGAGTCGGCCGCAGCGGTGCTGCCCGGCGGACGCCGCGTGCAGGGCGAGATCACGTATGTCTCGGCCCTCGCCAATGCGCAGACCCGCACCTTTACGGTCGAGCTGACGGTGCCGAATTCCGACCTGCGCATCCCCGCCGGCCAATCGGCCGAAATCGTGATCGAGACCGATCGGGTGCCCGCCCACCGCGTCTCCATCGCCTACGTGTCGATCGACGACGACGGGCGCTTCGGCGTCAAGTACGTCGACGACGAGCAGCGGGTGCGCTTCGTCGAGGCCGACCTCGTCCGCTCCACCCCCGATGCGATCTGGGTCACGGGCCTGCCCGACCAGATCCAGCTTATCACCTCGGGCCAAGGGTTCACCAAGGAAGGTGACCTCGTAGAGCCTGAGGCGGAAAATACCGCCTTTCTTCAATAG
- a CDS encoding efflux RND transporter permease subunit: MNQIISGVLSRGRTVMLVFLLVLVAGTIAYVSIPKESQPDITIPIVYVSMHHEGISPEDAERMLIRPMEKELRGMDGLKEMTATAYQSGANVMLEFQAGMDIDTALQDVREAVDIAKAELPEETDEPTVNEVNLALMPVVVVSLSGNIPERQLVRTAKDLRDAIEGISEVLEVDIGGLREEVVEIVVDPLMFDTYQLNLNEIGQAASRNNVLVAAGDLDSGTGRLPVKVPGLFEAPEEFFNLPIKTVGDTVIRVRDIATVRPTFKDPDGFSRLNGQPALNLYVKKRVGENLVSAVDQVREVVKQESARWPEGMEVTFSQDQSDDIRSMLLDLQNNVISAILLVMVVCIIALGIRGGLLVGIAIPGSFLAGILILYFMGLTVNMIVLFSLIMAVGMLVDGAIVVTELADRKMNEGLHRKEAYAIASQRMAWPIISSTATTLAAFMPLLFWPGIVGEFMKFLPITLIATLSASLVMALIFVPVMGSFWGKPGPASEAQMKSLAAAEGGDILSIGGLTGTYVRVLNRALHHPVKILFGMILLFLLVIPIYFTFGKGVEFFPNVDPETATIKVRTRGNLSIDEIDRQVQEVERRIAQVPGIESVVARSGISLTGDGVTEDTHGLIQLNFLDWDQRQTGFALLREIELRSNGITDFAYETIPAAEGYDLGLAVRSRVPLGGTRLERNLQGLVDRIALVRPVAGSLIESGSQLQTGEKMIGDMTLIPGVVDNRNLLEKMMRKPIVPPAKEGEEASPPPTYTWAQLKEAAREVMEERENLSISFVEPEGEAARGHIRVVRTDKGGSLQSDGAILKDLKAALEKTDEIRFVSYRMGPVPDGGLLEENTLVGRVYLNFGDGVSGQQAQWESILANVKPFLVGIPGVVVEQQAAEAGPPQGKDVQIELSSHSPELLEQAVRTVRGILETTEGLKDVDDSRPVPGVEWQVLVDRSEAARYGADIATVGSYVQFVTNGLMLGTYRPDYADDEVDIRVRFPEGNRHLTEIGNLKVTTTQGVVPLKNFVDFAPAEKVGQIERVDARRVLRVTANVDEGYLTDTKVRELQDWAQNYDIPEGLSVRFRGQNEDQAESMAFLSQAFLVAMAIMFIILVTQFNSIYQSLLILLAVLFSTIGVFLGLLITHQPFGVVMNGIGVIALAGIVVNNNIVLIDTFDSLHKRGLHSFEAALRCCAQRLRPVMLTTVTTILGLMPMVLKLNIDFVNFKVSYNAPSSQWWVQLSTSIAFGLAFATVLTLVLTPCLLVLGARLSGEISREEHLEQQRLEGGPRRVEMPD; encoded by the coding sequence ATGAACCAGATAATTTCAGGCGTCCTCTCGCGTGGGCGCACGGTGATGCTCGTCTTCCTGCTGGTCCTCGTGGCCGGTACCATTGCCTACGTCTCCATTCCCAAGGAGTCGCAGCCCGACATCACGATCCCGATCGTATACGTCAGCATGCACCACGAGGGCATCTCGCCCGAAGACGCGGAGCGCATGCTGATCCGGCCGATGGAAAAAGAGCTGCGCGGCATGGACGGGCTCAAGGAAATGACCGCCACCGCCTACCAGAGCGGTGCCAACGTCATGCTCGAATTCCAGGCCGGGATGGACATCGACACCGCCCTGCAGGACGTGCGGGAGGCGGTCGACATCGCCAAGGCCGAGCTGCCGGAAGAGACCGACGAGCCGACGGTCAACGAAGTCAACCTCGCCCTCATGCCCGTGGTCGTGGTCTCGCTCTCCGGCAACATCCCCGAGCGCCAGCTCGTCCGCACGGCCAAGGACTTGCGCGACGCGATCGAAGGCATTTCCGAAGTGCTCGAAGTCGACATCGGCGGCCTGCGCGAAGAAGTGGTCGAGATCGTGGTCGATCCGCTGATGTTCGACACCTACCAGCTCAACCTCAACGAAATCGGCCAGGCCGCTTCGCGCAACAACGTGCTGGTGGCTGCGGGCGACCTCGACAGCGGCACGGGCCGGCTGCCGGTGAAGGTCCCTGGCCTCTTCGAGGCGCCGGAGGAGTTTTTCAATCTGCCGATCAAAACGGTGGGCGATACGGTGATCCGCGTGCGCGACATCGCCACGGTGCGCCCGACTTTCAAGGACCCGGACGGCTTTTCGCGCCTCAACGGGCAGCCCGCGCTCAACCTCTACGTGAAAAAGCGCGTGGGCGAAAACCTCGTCAGCGCGGTCGACCAGGTGCGTGAGGTAGTGAAGCAGGAGAGTGCGCGTTGGCCCGAAGGCATGGAGGTCACGTTTTCGCAAGACCAGTCCGACGACATCCGCAGCATGTTGCTCGATCTGCAGAACAACGTCATCAGCGCGATCCTGCTGGTGATGGTGGTGTGCATCATCGCGCTCGGCATCCGGGGCGGTCTGCTGGTGGGCATCGCGATCCCCGGTTCGTTCCTCGCTGGCATTCTCATCCTTTATTTCATGGGGCTAACGGTCAATATGATCGTGCTCTTCTCGCTGATCATGGCGGTGGGGATGCTCGTCGACGGCGCCATTGTGGTGACGGAGCTGGCCGACCGGAAGATGAACGAGGGTCTGCACCGCAAGGAGGCCTACGCCATCGCCTCTCAACGCATGGCCTGGCCGATCATTTCCTCGACCGCCACGACGCTGGCCGCCTTCATGCCGCTGCTCTTCTGGCCCGGCATCGTGGGCGAGTTCATGAAGTTCCTGCCCATCACGCTCATCGCCACACTCTCGGCTTCGCTCGTGATGGCCCTTATTTTCGTGCCGGTGATGGGCTCCTTCTGGGGTAAGCCCGGCCCGGCCAGCGAGGCGCAAATGAAGTCGCTCGCGGCGGCGGAGGGTGGCGACATCCTCTCCATCGGCGGCCTCACGGGCACCTACGTGCGCGTGCTCAATCGTGCGCTGCACCACCCGGTCAAGATCCTGTTCGGCATGATCCTGCTCTTCCTGCTGGTCATTCCGATCTACTTTACCTTTGGCAAGGGCGTGGAATTCTTCCCCAACGTCGACCCGGAGACGGCGACGATCAAAGTCCGTACGCGCGGCAATCTTTCGATCGACGAGATCGACCGCCAGGTGCAGGAAGTGGAGCGCCGGATCGCGCAAGTGCCCGGCATCGAGTCGGTGGTGGCCCGCTCTGGCATCAGCCTCACGGGCGACGGCGTCACGGAAGACACCCACGGCCTCATCCAGCTCAATTTCCTCGATTGGGACCAGCGCCAGACCGGCTTTGCCCTCCTGCGCGAAATCGAGCTGCGCTCCAACGGCATTACGGACTTTGCCTACGAGACGATCCCCGCCGCCGAGGGCTACGACCTTGGCTTGGCGGTGCGCAGCCGCGTGCCGCTGGGCGGTACCCGCCTCGAGCGCAACCTGCAAGGGCTGGTCGACCGTATCGCGCTGGTGCGCCCGGTGGCAGGCTCTCTGATCGAAAGCGGCTCTCAGTTGCAGACGGGCGAAAAGATGATCGGCGACATGACGCTGATCCCTGGCGTAGTCGACAACCGTAACTTGCTCGAGAAGATGATGAGAAAGCCGATTGTGCCTCCTGCCAAGGAAGGTGAAGAGGCGTCTCCGCCGCCCACCTACACCTGGGCGCAGCTCAAGGAAGCGGCCCGCGAGGTGATGGAAGAGCGCGAGAACCTCTCGATTTCCTTTGTGGAGCCGGAAGGCGAAGCGGCGCGCGGCCACATCCGCGTCGTCCGCACCGATAAGGGCGGCTCGCTGCAGAGTGATGGCGCAATTCTTAAAGACCTGAAGGCTGCGCTGGAGAAGACGGACGAGATCCGCTTCGTCTCCTACCGCATGGGCCCGGTGCCGGATGGCGGCCTGTTGGAAGAAAATACCTTGGTCGGCCGCGTTTACCTGAACTTTGGCGACGGCGTTTCCGGGCAGCAGGCCCAATGGGAGAGTATCTTGGCCAACGTAAAGCCCTTCCTCGTGGGCATCCCCGGGGTGGTGGTGGAGCAACAGGCGGCCGAGGCCGGCCCGCCCCAGGGCAAGGACGTGCAGATCGAGCTTTCCAGCCACAGCCCCGAGCTGCTGGAACAGGCCGTGCGCACCGTGCGCGGCATCCTCGAAACGACCGAGGGCCTGAAAGACGTGGACGACAGCCGCCCGGTGCCCGGTGTGGAGTGGCAGGTGTTGGTCGACCGCTCGGAAGCCGCCCGTTACGGGGCCGACATCGCGACGGTGGGCAGCTACGTGCAGTTTGTTACCAATGGCCTCATGCTGGGCACTTACCGCCCGGATTATGCCGACGACGAGGTCGATATCCGCGTCCGCTTCCCCGAAGGCAACCGCCACTTGACCGAGATCGGCAACCTCAAGGTGACGACCACCCAAGGCGTCGTGCCGCTCAAGAACTTCGTCGATTTCGCCCCGGCGGAGAAAGTCGGCCAGATCGAACGCGTCGACGCCCGCCGGGTGCTCCGCGTGACCGCCAATGTCGATGAGGGCTACCTGACCGACACGAAGGTGCGCGAGCTGCAGGACTGGGCGCAGAACTACGACATCCCGGAGGGCCTCAGCGTGCGCTTCCGCGGCCAGAACGAAGACCAGGCCGAGTCGATGGCGTTCCTCTCGCAGGCCTTCCTCGTCGCCATGGCGATCATGTTCATCATCCTCGTCACGCAGTTCAACAGCATCTACCAGTCGCTGTTGATCCTGCTGGCGGTGTTGTTTTCGACCATCGGGGTGTTCCTCGGCCTGCTCATCACGCACCAGCCCTTTGGCGTGGTCATGAACGGCATCGGGGTCATCGCGCTGGCGGGTATCGTGGTCAACAACAACATCGTGCTCATCGACACCTTCGACAGCCTGCACAAACGCGGCCTCCACAGCTTTGAGGCGGCGCTGCGCTGCTGCGCGCAACGTTTGCGCCCGGTGATGCTGACGACCGTGACGACGATTCTCGGCCTGATGCCGATGGTGCTGAAGCTCAATATCGACTTCGTGAACTTCAAGGTCAGCTACAACGCGCCGTCGAGCCAATGGTGGGTGCAGCTTTCGACCTCGATCGCCTTCGGCCTGGCCTTCGCCACCGTGCTGACGCTCGTACTGACGCCCTGCCTGCTGGTGCTCGGTGCCCGCCTCAGCGGCGAAATCTCGCGCGAAGAGCACCTCGAACAGCAACGCCTCGAAGGCGGGCCCCGCCGCGTCGAAATGCCGGATTGA